AGCGACCAGATCGCGCCGGGGACCTTGTGGCTGCCGGCAATAACGTCGTCGAAGGCGCGTTCAATCCAGCCGCAGTCTTCCTCGGTGATGGTAAGCGGCGGCAGCAGCTTGATGGTGTGGCTGCCGTGGCCGGCGACCTGGGTCAGGATCTTGTGATCCTTGAACAGCGGCACGGTGATGAGCTGGCAGAACAGGCCCTTGTTGGCCGCCTCCAGCACATTCCAGGAGGCACGCAGCCGCAGCGACTTCGGCGGGCCGAACTCGACGCCGATCATCAGGCCCTTTCCGCGCACTTCCTTCATCAGCTCGTAGCCGGGCACCATGCGCGTCAGCGCGAGGCGCAGCTCGGCACCGCGCTTGGCGGCGGACTCGATCAGCTTCTCGGACTCCATGACGTCGAGCGTGGCGATGCCCGCGGCCATGGCAAGGTCGTTCTTGGAGAAGGTGGAGCCGTGCACCACCGCGCGGTCCATCTGGTTGAAGATCTTGTCGAAGATGCTCTTGCGCGTCAGCACCGCGCCGACCGGCACGTGGCCGCCCGACAGCGACTTCGACAGCAGCACCATGTCGGGCTCGACGTTCCAGTGCTCGACCGCGAGGAAGCGGCCGGTGCGGCCCATGCCGGTCTGGATCTCGTCGGCGACGAACAGCGTGCCGTATTTCTTGCAGAGCGCGGCCGCGCCCGGCAGGAACTCGTCGGTGGGCATGTTCACGCCCTTGCCCTGGATCGGCTCGACGACGAACGCCGCTACCTCGCGCGAGGCCAGCGCCTTTTCGAGCGCTGCCAGATCGTTGAACGGGATCGGGGTGCAGCCCGGCAGCAGCGGCTCGAAGCCGGTGCGGAAGTTCGAATCGCCCGTGAGCGACAGCGCGCCATAGGTCAGGCCGTGATAGCCATGGGCGCAATAGACGATGCCGGGACGCCCCGTCGCGCCGCGCGCGAACTTGATCGCGGCTTCGACGCATTCGGCGCCGGAATTGGCGAAGAACGCCTTGCCGAGATAGGGAACGTATTTCAGAAGGCGTTCGGCGAGCACGCCGGCGAGCACCGAAACGTCGAACTGGACGAGATTGGGCAGATCGGCGTCGAGCACGCTCTTGAGCGCCTCGCGCATGACAGGATGATTGCGCCCGATCGCAAACACACCAAAGCCGGACAACAGGTCGAGATAGCGCGCGCCCTCGCGGTCGAAGAGATACTGCCCCTGCCCCTTCTGGAAGCCGACATCGTAGCCGATGGTCTTGAGGACCCGAACGAACTGCTCGTTCAGATACCGATTATGCAGGGCGCTGCGCTGGGCCTGACGGTCCGCGAAGAGCTCAGACATGTCTGGATTTGGACTGTGCATCCGCTACATACTTCGATTGAGGGCCGTTTCGTCAACTGAAAACGGACCGTTACTGAAAACGGTTTGTGCGGCCTTTTGCCCTTTTTCGGACCATCTTCGCAAGCACAGCTTTAGACCATGTTGCACTGCCGAGGAACACTCATGCGTTTGGCCCTTTACACCGGAATAATACTGGCTGGTGGTTACACCTGCCTGACCCCCGCGCTCGCCGCCGATCCCACCGGCGATTGGCGGGTTGCCGACGGCGTCGCCAACATTCGTGTCGCCCAATGCAATGGCAGCATGTGGGGCGCGGTTTCCTGGGAAAAACAGCCCGGCGGCCGCGACGAGAACAACCCGGATGCCTCGAAAAAGACCAGGCCGACGCTGGGCATGGCGACGCTGATCGACATGAAGAAGAAGCCCGCCGCCGATCAATGGGAAGGACAAGTCTACAACGCCAAGGACGGCCAGCTGTACAGCGCGACCATCACGCCTGTCGGCAGCGACCAGCTCGAGATCAAAGGTTGCGTGATGGGCTTCCTCTGCGGTGGCGAAACCTGGACCAGGGTCGGCCCGCCGATCCCCCCGAGCCCAGCCAACGCAATGGCCAAGGGCGCACCGAAGTCCGCCGGCGCGGCGCCGAAGCCCACCGGAGCTACGGCAGCAGCCGCGCCTGCACCTGCACCTGCAGTTCCGAAGTCCGCCGGCGCAGCCAAGCCCGGTCAGAAGGGCGGCGCCGATCCGGTCGGCGACATCTGCCTACTCCCTGAGATTGCGGGGTTTGCCCATTAGGGCCGGCTGGAACAGCAGCACGGCCGCGAGCGTCGTCACCAGCGAGAGAGCGAGCAGCTTGCCCATGCTGGACGTGCCGGGATGGCTCGACAGCCACAGGCTACCGAACGCGGTCGCCGTCGTCAGCGCGCTGAAGAAGATCGCGCGTGTCAGGCTGGTCTGAAGCAGATTCGTTCTGCCGGAGCGCCAGGCCACGACATAATAGATCTTGAAGGCGACGCCGACGCCGAGCAGCAGCGGGAATGCGACGATGTTGGCGAAGTTGAGCGGCAGACCGATCAGCACGCAGATCTCTAGCGTCACGG
The nucleotide sequence above comes from Bradyrhizobium sp. NDS-1. Encoded proteins:
- the hpnO gene encoding aminobacteriohopanetriol synthase HpnO, whose product is MHSPNPDMSELFADRQAQRSALHNRYLNEQFVRVLKTIGYDVGFQKGQGQYLFDREGARYLDLLSGFGVFAIGRNHPVMREALKSVLDADLPNLVQFDVSVLAGVLAERLLKYVPYLGKAFFANSGAECVEAAIKFARGATGRPGIVYCAHGYHGLTYGALSLTGDSNFRTGFEPLLPGCTPIPFNDLAALEKALASREVAAFVVEPIQGKGVNMPTDEFLPGAAALCKKYGTLFVADEIQTGMGRTGRFLAVEHWNVEPDMVLLSKSLSGGHVPVGAVLTRKSIFDKIFNQMDRAVVHGSTFSKNDLAMAAGIATLDVMESEKLIESAAKRGAELRLALTRMVPGYELMKEVRGKGLMIGVEFGPPKSLRLRASWNVLEAANKGLFCQLITVPLFKDHKILTQVAGHGSHTIKLLPPLTITEEDCGWIERAFDDVIAGSHKVPGAIWSLGKTLVDNAVRRSA
- a CDS encoding DUF2147 domain-containing protein, with product MRLALYTGIILAGGYTCLTPALAADPTGDWRVADGVANIRVAQCNGSMWGAVSWEKQPGGRDENNPDASKKTRPTLGMATLIDMKKKPAADQWEGQVYNAKDGQLYSATITPVGSDQLEIKGCVMGFLCGGETWTRVGPPIPPSPANAMAKGAPKSAGAAPKPTGATAAAAPAPAPAVPKSAGAAKPGQKGGADPVGDICLLPEIAGFAH